CAGGCTCTGCGCTCCGGATGGTGAGCGTATCCCCCATTTCTGGTGATGTACTAGTTGTAGTCTTAGCGGCGGTAGCCGCTATTACGCTCGCTGTTGTTCTGTATCTACGCCGTCGGTACTAGCGAATAATTTTTCATAGGGGGGCGATAGGAACTCCGTGAGCGCTAGGCGGGTTCGCTTCTACGGCATCCGAGTTACGCAGGGGCAAGAGGTGATGATGGCCCTTTTAATGGAAGAGCGTGTGAAACTGGCTCATCTGCCAGTGCTGTCGCTGTGCATACTACCCGGCCTGCGGGGAGTCATAGTGGCGGAAGCGGAAGGATCACATGTCGTTCAGAGAATGTCTGCAGGTCTGAAGCATGTGCGCGGGCTCATGAGGGGTAGCATGGAGTTCCAAGAGCTTGAGCGGCTCATAGCTCCGAGGCCCATGATCGAGGTTATTCAGGTCGGAGATCTAGTCGAAATCACGGGAGGCCCCTTCCTAGGCATGAGGGGGCGGG
The nucleotide sequence above comes from Thermofilaceae archaeon. Encoded proteins:
- a CDS encoding transcription elongation factor Spt5 is translated as MSARRVRFYGIRVTQGQEVMMALLMEERVKLAHLPVLSLCILPGLRGVIVAEAEGSHVVQRMSAGLKHVRGLMRGSMEFQELERLIAPRPMIEVIQVGDLVEITGGPFLGMRGRVLEVDKSRGEVKVEVAEAAYPLPITISADYVRPLREERASR